Proteins encoded in a region of the Triplophysa dalaica isolate WHDGS20190420 chromosome 10, ASM1584641v1, whole genome shotgun sequence genome:
- the LOC130430339 gene encoding achaete-scute homolog 5 — protein sequence MDAPDAHCHLSRSGIHRGISPPGGYGGNDKHHHLHSDPLGRSLPLFLYPARMEQGVYDGSYCSGATLLSYLPPFHAGLGVYECPFEPAFIQKRNERERQRVKCVNQGYAKLRDHLPNASADKRLSKVETLRAAIRYIKYLQCLVEKPERGELNVAAPSPLSFSDTSSEESSGS from the coding sequence ATGGATGCACCAGACGCTCATTGCCATCTCAGCAGGAGCGGCATACATCGTGGCATTTCGCCCCCTGGTGGTTACGGAGGGAACGACAAGCACCATCACCTTCACTCTGATCCGCTGGGTCGCTCTCTTCCTCTGTTCTTGTACCCGGCCCGTATGGAGCAGGGGGTTTACGACGGCTCGTACTGCAGCGGGGCGACGCTGCTGTCGTACCTGCCGCCGTTCCACGCCGGTCTGGGTGTGTACGAATGTCCGTTCGAGCCCGCCTTCATTCAGAAGCGCAACGAGAGGGAGCGTCAGCGCGTGAAGTGCGTCAACCAGGGGTACGCCAAACTCCGAGACCACCTGCCCAACGCAAGCGCGGACAAGCGGCTGAGCAAAGTGGAAACTCTGCGGGCGGCCATACGCTATATCAAGTACCTGCAGTGTCTGGTGGAGAAACCAGAGAGAGGGGAGTTGAACGTGGCAGCGCCGTCGCCTCTGTCTTTCTCGGACACTTCCTCAGAGGAGTCGTCTGGGAGTTAG
- the def6b gene encoding differentially expressed in FDCP 6 homolog: protein MMALRAALLKSIWYAFTSLDTEDSGKVSKSQLKVLSHNLHSVLRIPHDHPTLERHFSDDDDGPVSSQGYMPYLNQFILDKVVEGTFVKEQLDELCWTLCSKKHYRPDTLRVLSNQDALRLWCLFNFLAEDRYPLVLVLEEVEYLLRKISSVMTVELNCVDMEEFLSQDTAQKEGLSVWSFLQVVNAAGSRGVDRESISMAVEKVYREMVGNVLKEGYLWKKGHLRRNWTERWFCLKPGSMSYFMNEDGKECKGVIEMDQNCCVEVLSDRDGKRCMFCVKTLNKSFEISASDSRQRQEWITAIQTSLRLSAEGKNSLHEELRGRRQELREERNRRRALRAEETRRLQELQGEREEHLAELEHLKEAQRQAQASLQEEEQRRRSQHEELQKTLQRQLQDAQEARANLRAEVTVRDLEVEHQRRRIKELEDLHHRLQEALDQQIRARQEEETYRYTQTRLLAEEEEKVKSLLALQEEQEEQLLQTQREKQELRQEMEKKTHSLGEAQHQLEKVRASRRRVDQDIADAQRKLRQASTSVKHWNVQMNRLMHPICPGERRSSCSGSLGLGACVPSVGETESRTREIHRQNSFDCEENITHADNMDYNNTNPSDDGDQKN from the exons ATGATGGCGCTGAGAGCCGCTCTGCTGAAGAGTATCTGGTACGCTTTCACTTCTCTGGACACAGAGGACAGTGGGAAAGTGTCCAAATCACAACTGAag gttctGTCTCATAATCTTCATAGTGTCTTGAGGATTCCTCATGACCACCCGACCCTCGAGAGACACttcagtgatgatgatgatggtccAGTGTCCAGTCAGGGATACATGCCCTACCTCAATCAGTTCATACTGGACAAG gTGGTGGAGGGAACGTTCGTCAAAGAGCAGTTGGATGAACTCTGCTGGACTCTGTGCTCCAAGAAACACTACCGTCCTGACACGCTCCGAGTTCTGTCCAATCAGGACGCGCTGCGACTCTGGTGTCTCTTCAACTTCCTGGCGGAGGACCGGTATCCACTCGTGCTCGTGCTGGAGGAG GTGGAGTATTTGTTGAGGAAGATCAGCAGCGTGATGACAGTGGAGTTGAACTGTGTGGACATGGAGGAGTTTCTGTCGCAGGACACCGCTCAGAAGGAGGGGTTGAGCGTCTGGAGTTTCCTGCAGGTGGTGAACGCTGCTGGGAGTCGAGGGGTGGACCGGGAGAGCATCAGTATGGCTGTGGAGAAGGTCTATCGAGAGATGGTGGGGAACGTCCTGAAGGAG ggtTACCTGTGGAAGAAAGGTCATTTACGCAGGAACTGGACTGAGCGCTGGTTCTGTCTGAAGCCCGGCTCTATGTCATACTTCATGAATGAAGACGGTAAAGAGTGTAAAGGTGTGATCGAGATGGATCAGAACTGCTGTGTTGAG GTGCTGTCTGATAGAGATGGGAAGAGATGCATGTTCTGTGTGAAGACCcttaacaaatcatttgagatcAGCGCATCTGACTCCAGACAGAGACAAGAGTGGATTACAG CCATCCAGACATCTCTGCGTCTGTCTGCGGAGGGTAAGAACTCCCTGCACGAGGAGCTGAGGGGGCGTAGGCAGGAGCTGCGTGAGGAGAGGAACAGGAGGCGGGCGCTGCGGGCGGAGGAGACGCGTAGGCTGCAGGAGTTGCAGGGCGAGCGTGAGGAGCATTTGGCCGAACTGGAGCATCTAAAGGAGGCACAGAGACAAGCTCAAGCCTCCTTACAGGAGGAGGAGCAGAGGCGGCGCAGTCAACACGAGGAGCTGCAGAAGACCTTGCAGAGACAGCTGCAAGATGCACAGGAG gcacGAGCGAATCTTCGTGCAGAGGTGACTGTACGAGATCTAGAGGTAGAACATCAGCGCAGGAGAATAAAAGAGCTAGAAGATCTTCATCACAGACTGCAAGAAGCTTTAGATCAACAGATCAGAGCCCGACAGGAGGAGGAGACTTATAGATACACACAGACCAG GTTGTTggcggaggaggaggagaaggtGAAGTCTCTTCTGGCTCTACAGGAGGAACAGGAGGAGCAGCTCCTTCAGActcagagagagaaacaggagCTCCGACAGGAGATGGAGAAGAAGACTCACTCTCTCGGAGAGGCTCAGCATCAGCTGGAGAAAGTCCGGGCGAGTCGACGTCGAGTGGATCAGGACATCGCT GACGCTCAGCGTAAACTCAGACAGGCCAGTACAAGCGTCAAACACTGGAACGTTCAGATGAACCGACTCATGCACCCCATCTGCCCTGGAG AGAGGAGATCTTCCTGCAGTGGTTCTCTTGGCCTTGGTGCCTGTGTGCCTTCAGTCGGTGAGACGGAATCCAGAACCAGAGAAATCCACAGACAGAACAGCTTCGACTGCGAGGAGAACATCACACACGCTGACAACATGGACTACAACAACACAAATCCATCTGATGATGGTGATCAAAAAAACTGA
- the pparda gene encoding peroxisome proliferator-activated receptor delta isoform X1 produces MSVFEFFEMDGGDSPVLAMRSRDPEAVGGVCTKNEDSSLCGSHASQGEGPDDKCLEDVLSELRAEAGLNLNVRAEHADILDVQGEEPSWDTSRQDENTSHSTDSLERHAPSTDVSNAPSLSAQLQRGREEAGLNVECRICGDKASGFHYGVHACEGCKGFFRRTIRLKLEYEKCERSCKIQKKSRNKCQFCRFQKCLMLGMSHDAIRYGRMPEAEKRKLVAGLSAGEKSCQNSAGSDLKSLAKRVNNAYLKNLNMTKKKARNILTGKTESSPPFVIHDMDSLWQAENGLVWNQVINGAPPNMEIGVHVFYRCQCTTVETVRELTEFSKSIPGFVNLYLNDQVTLLKYGVHEAIFAMLPSLMNKDGLLVANGQGFVTREFLRSLRKPFSEIMEPKFEFAVKFNALELDDSDLALFVAAIILCGDRPGLMNVSQVEEIQDNILQALNLHLQMNHPDVSFIFPRLLQKLADLRQMVTENAQLVQKIKKTESETSLHPLLQEIYRDMY; encoded by the exons ATGAGCGTCTTTGAGTTTTTCGAGATGGACGGAGGAGACTCGCCCGTTCTGGCCATGAGGAGCCGAGATCCAGAGGCGGTGGGTGGAGTCTGTACGAAGAACGAAGACTCCTCCCTGTGTGGAAGCCACGCCTCTCAAGGGGAGGGGCCTGACGATAAGTGTCTGGAGGACGTGCTGTCTGAGCTACGAGCGGAGGCGGGACTTAATCTGAATGTGAGGGCGGAGCATGCAGACATTTTAGACGTGCAGGGGGAGGAGCCTAGCTGGGACACGAGCCGACAGGACGAGAACACTAGTCACAGTACAGACAGTCTTGAAAGACACGCCCCCTCtacag atgTGAGTAATGCCCCGTCTCTGTCCGCGCAGCTCCAGCGGGGCCGTGAGGAGGCGGGGCTTAACGTTGAGTGTCGGATATGTGGAGACAAAGCATCAGGATTTCACTACGGGGTTCATGCCTGTGAGGGCTGTAAG GGTTTTTTCAGGAGGACCATCCGTCTGAAGCTGGAATACGAGAAATGCGAACGCAGCTGTAAGATCCAAAAGAAGAGTCGGAATAAGTGTCAGTTCTGTCGTTTTCAGAAATGCCTGATGCTCGGAATGTCGCACGACG cGATCCGGTATGGACGGATGCCCGAGGCAGAGAAGCGCAAGCTGGTTGCAGGTTTGTCAGCCGGAGAGAAGAGCTGTCAGAACTCGGCAGGTTCGGATCTCAAATCTCTGGCCAAACGGGTCAACAACGCCTACCTGAAGAACCTCAACATGACCAAAAAGAAAGCCCGAAACATCCTGACGGGAAAAACCGAAAGCAGCCCG CCGTTCGTCATTCACGACATGGACTCGCTGTGGCAGGCGGAGAACGGGCTGGTCTGGAATCAGGTGATCAACGGAGCTCCACCCAATATGGAGATCGGTGTTCACGTCTTCTACCGCTGTCAGTGCACTACGGTGGAGACCGTCCGAGAACTCACAGAGTTCTCCAAAAGCATCCCGGGATTTGTCAACCTCTACCTGAACGATCAG GTGACGCTGTTGAAGTACGGAGTCCATGAGGCCATCTTTGCCATGTTGCCCTCACTCATGAATAAAGACGGTCTGCTGGTGGCGAACGGGCAGGGATTTGTCACCAGAGAGTTTCTCCGGAGTCTCCGCAAGCCCTTCAGCGAGATCATGGAGCCAAAGTTTGAGTTTGCCGTGAAGTTTAACGCTCTCGAGCTGGACGACAGCGATCTCGCTCTGTTCGTAGCTGCTATTATCCTGTGTGGAG ATCGTCCTGGTCTGATGAATGTTTCTCAGGTGGAGGAGATACAAGACAACATCCTGCAAGCTCTGAATCTTCACCTGCAGATGAATCATCCGGACGTGAGCTTCATCTTCCCCAGACTGCTGCAGAAACTGGCAGACCTGCGACAGATGGTCACGGAGAATGCTCAGCTGGTGCAGAAGATCAAGAAAACAGAATCTGAGACGTCTCTTCATCCTCTGCTGCAGGAGATCTACAGGGACATGTACTGA
- the pparda gene encoding peroxisome proliferator-activated receptor delta isoform X2, whose protein sequence is MSVFEFFEMDGGDSPVLAMRSRDPEAVGGVCTKNEDSSLCGSHASQGEGPDDKCLEDVLSELRAEAGLNLNVRAEHADILDVQGEEPSWDTSRQDENTSHSTDSLERHAPSTDVSNAPSLSAQLQRGREEAGLNVECRICGDKASGFHYGVHACEGCKGFFRRTIRLKLEYEKCERSCKIQKKSRNKCQFCRFQKCLMLGMSHDAIRYGRMPEAEKRKLVAGLSAGEKSCQNSAGSDLKSLAKRVNNAYLKNLNMTKKKARNILTGKTESSPPFVIHDMDSLWQAENGLVWNQVINGAPPNMEIGVHVFYRCQCTTVETVRELTEFSKSIPGFVNLYLNDQVTLLKYGVHEAIFAMLPSLMNKDGLLVANGQGFVTREFLRSLRKPFSEIMEPKFEFAVKFNALELDDSDLALFVAAIILCGGGGDTRQHPASSESSPADESSGRELHLPQTAAETGRPATDGHGECSAGAEDQENRI, encoded by the exons ATGAGCGTCTTTGAGTTTTTCGAGATGGACGGAGGAGACTCGCCCGTTCTGGCCATGAGGAGCCGAGATCCAGAGGCGGTGGGTGGAGTCTGTACGAAGAACGAAGACTCCTCCCTGTGTGGAAGCCACGCCTCTCAAGGGGAGGGGCCTGACGATAAGTGTCTGGAGGACGTGCTGTCTGAGCTACGAGCGGAGGCGGGACTTAATCTGAATGTGAGGGCGGAGCATGCAGACATTTTAGACGTGCAGGGGGAGGAGCCTAGCTGGGACACGAGCCGACAGGACGAGAACACTAGTCACAGTACAGACAGTCTTGAAAGACACGCCCCCTCtacag atgTGAGTAATGCCCCGTCTCTGTCCGCGCAGCTCCAGCGGGGCCGTGAGGAGGCGGGGCTTAACGTTGAGTGTCGGATATGTGGAGACAAAGCATCAGGATTTCACTACGGGGTTCATGCCTGTGAGGGCTGTAAG GGTTTTTTCAGGAGGACCATCCGTCTGAAGCTGGAATACGAGAAATGCGAACGCAGCTGTAAGATCCAAAAGAAGAGTCGGAATAAGTGTCAGTTCTGTCGTTTTCAGAAATGCCTGATGCTCGGAATGTCGCACGACG cGATCCGGTATGGACGGATGCCCGAGGCAGAGAAGCGCAAGCTGGTTGCAGGTTTGTCAGCCGGAGAGAAGAGCTGTCAGAACTCGGCAGGTTCGGATCTCAAATCTCTGGCCAAACGGGTCAACAACGCCTACCTGAAGAACCTCAACATGACCAAAAAGAAAGCCCGAAACATCCTGACGGGAAAAACCGAAAGCAGCCCG CCGTTCGTCATTCACGACATGGACTCGCTGTGGCAGGCGGAGAACGGGCTGGTCTGGAATCAGGTGATCAACGGAGCTCCACCCAATATGGAGATCGGTGTTCACGTCTTCTACCGCTGTCAGTGCACTACGGTGGAGACCGTCCGAGAACTCACAGAGTTCTCCAAAAGCATCCCGGGATTTGTCAACCTCTACCTGAACGATCAG GTGACGCTGTTGAAGTACGGAGTCCATGAGGCCATCTTTGCCATGTTGCCCTCACTCATGAATAAAGACGGTCTGCTGGTGGCGAACGGGCAGGGATTTGTCACCAGAGAGTTTCTCCGGAGTCTCCGCAAGCCCTTCAGCGAGATCATGGAGCCAAAGTTTGAGTTTGCCGTGAAGTTTAACGCTCTCGAGCTGGACGACAGCGATCTCGCTCTGTTCGTAGCTGCTATTATCCTGTGTGGAG GTGGAGGAGATACAAGACAACATCCTGCAAGCTCTGAATCTTCACCTGCAGATGAATCATCCGGACGTGAGCTTCATCTTCCCCAGACTGCTGCAGAAACTGGCAGACCTGCGACAGATGGTCACGGAGAATGCTCAGCTGGTGCAGAAGATCAAGAAAACAGAATCTGA